A genomic region of Caenorhabditis elegans chromosome V contains the following coding sequences:
- the mrps-2 gene encoding Small ribosomal subunit protein uS2m (Confirmed by transcript evidence), whose protein sequence is MRRVVAAAIRTERAFSTRFSASQQKPVASTSSSSSVPDRATLEKGTVQPTVLKPFVSASLQHEDLFNFEKMVHIDEMFKARLHYGHKVGTVNNNMKWALYGERLGVCLFDLDITKKYLVRALNFVAHVSLRGGMILFVTSNRDTMFDVEKAADEVGQYSHVRKWQSGTLTNTRQLLGASVRLPDAVCFLSTLTSLGENHPAIVEAAKMAIPTIGVVDSNSDPAYLTYLVPANDDTPQSTEYLLRMFKEAVRKGQEERKRQQQGK, encoded by the exons ATGAGACGAGTTGTAGCAGCTGCAATCCGTACAGAAAGAGCCTTCTCGACACGATTTTCCGCGTCGCAGCAG AAACCAGTTGCATCTACTTCATCATCGTCGTCTGTTCCGGATCGTGCAACTCTTGAAAAAGGAACAGTCCAGCCAACAGTGTTGAAGCCATTCGTTTCCGCGTCACTTCAACATGaagatttatttaattttgaaaaaatggtccATATCGATGAGATGTTTAAAGCAAGACTTCACTACGGACATAAG gtcgGAACAGTAAACAACAATATGAAGTGGGCCCTGTACGGTGAACGTCTTGGAGTTTGCCTCTTCGACCTCGATATTACCAAAAAATATCTCGTCAGAGCTCTAAATTTCGTTGCTCATGTGTCATTGCGCGGTGGAATGATTCTTTTTGTCACTTCCAATCGAGACACCATGTTTGATGTTGAGAAGGCAGCAGATGAG GTTGGGCAATACTCTCACGTTCGAAAGTGGCAATCAGGAACTCTAACGAACACTCGACAACTTCTCGGAGCTTCAGTTCGACTTCCAGATGCTGTCTGCTTCCTGTCAACCCTCACATCACTCGGCGAAAACCATCCAGCCATCGTTGAAGCCGCAAAAATGGCGATTCCCACAATTGGAGTAGTTGACTCGAATTCGGATCCGGCTTACTTGACATATTTGGTTCCTGCAAACGATGATACACCACAATCCACTGAATATTTGCTCAGAATGTTCAAGGAAGCCGTTCGAAAAGGACAAGAAGAACGAAAACGTCAGCAGcaaggaaaataa
- the mrpl-4 gene encoding Large ribosomal subunit protein uL4m (Confirmed by transcript evidence): MLSRQLRFLISSRAFSSAVQDVSSTSSGESIDTRRELWRKPENPFIKTPQAWVSNLDTIEDEKLGLVDLHPDIFRTSPRIDILHRNLTWQSVYRNVQMTKMLTKAEMPGGGRKPWPQKKTGRAHVGSIRSPQFIRGGFANGVRGPRTWFYMLPDAVRIQGLCVALTLKHTQDDLHIVDKIQNLQNGDPKYWIDLCEARNYGYSVLFVDDCDEISGGLAEAQQALPWLNVMPVYGLNCFSLMKYDTIVLSRSALERVEERLLTQMHRAGPMNKKYRYMDYKDKILQEAEAEEDPLMPPVV, from the exons ATGCTCTCCAGGCAGCTgcgttttttaatttcaagtcGAGCATTCTCATCGGCTGTTCAGGATGTTTCCTCGACTTCATCTGGCGAATCCATCGATACACGAAGAGAATTATGGCGAAAACCAGAAAATCCATTCATCAAAACTCCACAAGCTTGGGTTTCAAATTTGGATACCATCGAAGATGAGAAGCTCGGACTCGTGGATCTCCATCCagacattttcagaacatcaCCGCGTATCGATATTCTACACCGTAACCTCACGTGGCAAAGTGTATATCGAAATGTGCAAATGACGAAAATGTTGACAAAAGCTGAAATGCCCGGAGGGGGTAGAAAGCCGTGGCCTCAAAAGAAGACTGGACGGGCTCACGTTGGTTCTATTCGTTCCCCACAATTTATTCGAGGAGGTTTCGCAAATGGTGTTCGTGGACCGAGAACGTGGTTCTACATGCTTCCAGACGCAGTCAGAATTCAGGGACTTTGTGTTGCTCTCACTCTAAAGCACACACAAGACGATTTGCATATTGttgacaaaattcaaaacttacaGAATGGAGACCCTAAATATTGGATTGAT cttTGCGAAGCTCGAAACTACGGATACTCTGTTCTTTTCGTTGATGATTGTGATGAGATTAGCGGTGGACTTGCTGAAGCTCAACAAGCTCTTCCGTGGCTCAATGTGATGCCAGTGTATGGTCTGAATTGCTTCTCATTAATGAAATACGATACTATTGTTCTGTCACGAAGTGCATTGGAAAGAGTTGAAGAACGACTTCTCACACAAATGCATAGAGCTGGGCCGATGAATAAGAAATACAG atatatgGACTACAAGGACAAGATTCTTCAAGAGGCGGAAGCAGAAGAGGATCCATTGATGCCACCAGTTGTTTGA